In Chrysemys picta bellii isolate R12L10 chromosome 3, ASM1138683v2, whole genome shotgun sequence, a single genomic region encodes these proteins:
- the LOC135982260 gene encoding uncharacterized protein LOC135982260 has protein sequence MESSQDRKRAPAWTEREVRDLLAIWGDEAVIAELRSSKRNGKVLEKISKAMKDRGHNRDTQQCRVKIKELRQAYHKAREANGRSGAEPQTCRYYAELHAILGGAATTTPTVCYDSLTGETHREDGSGNEEDDNGGTVGSSQQQGSGETGFPNSQDMFVTLDLEPVTPELTQDPQGTQETSAANVSPLQRLVNIRKRKRRTRDEMFTELQMSAQADRAQQNAWRQSMSEMRKAQYEREERWRAESREEQSKWRAEDDRWRQLADRRQEAMLRLLEHQTDMLERMVELQERQQEQRPPLQPLCNQQPSSPSSIASSPRRPRTRWGGLRPPSHSTPDDRPSIRRLAFNKT, from the exons ccgtagcagtaaaagaaatggaaaagtattagaaaagatctccaaggccatgaaggaccgaggccataacagggacacacagcagtgccgcgtgaaaattaaggagctacggcaagcttaccacaaagccagagaagcaaacggaaggtccggggcagagccgcaaacttgccgctactacgcggagctgcatgcgatcctagggggtgcagccaccactaccccaaccgtgtgctatgactctctcactggagaaacacacagggaagacggttcggggaacgaggaagatgacaatggaggtactgtaggtagctcacagcagcaaggaagcggagaaaccggtttccccaacagccaggatatgtttgtgaccctggacctggaaccagtaacccccgaactcacccaagaccctcagggcacacaggagacctctg ctgcaaatgtttctcctttgcagaggctcgtgaacattagaaagagaaaacgtaggacgagggacgagatgttcacggagctgcagatgtccgcccaggctgatagagcacagcagaatgcgtggaggcagtcaatgtcggagatgagaaaagcccaatatgaacgagaggagaggtggcgggctgaatcgcgggaagaacagagcaagtggcgggctgaagacgataggtggcgtcagcttgcagacagacggcaagaggcaatgctccgtctgctggagcatcaaactgatatgctcgagcgtatggttgagttgcaggaaaggcagcaggagcagagaccgccgctacagcccctgtgtaaccaacagccctcctccccaagttccatagcctcctcaccaagacgcccaagaacacggtgggggggcctccgtccacccagtcactccaccccagatgatcgcccaagcatcagaaggctggccttcaataagacttaa